In Lactiplantibacillus pentosus, a single genomic region encodes these proteins:
- a CDS encoding DUF5839 family protein: MADNVLMAYHIVHDPDERAKHVLNTKKLYKWRITEKTKGTPVVGNVALVQTQFAKRTPVMIYATKEVANDLSDLQPVKVFTNNRDQETVNQTFDDLMK, from the coding sequence ATGGCTGATAATGTGTTAATGGCCTATCATATTGTGCATGATCCTGATGAGCGGGCAAAACATGTTTTGAATACGAAAAAGTTGTATAAGTGGCGGATTACCGAAAAGACGAAGGGCACCCCGGTAGTTGGTAATGTGGCGTTAGTCCAAACCCAGTTTGCGAAGCGCACGCCAGTTATGATTTATGCGACGAAGGAAGTTGCCAATGATTTGAGTGACTTACAACCAGTTAAAGTCTTTACCAACAATCGTGATCAAGAGACGGTTAATCAAACGTTTGATGACCTGATGAAATAA